One window of bacterium genomic DNA carries:
- a CDS encoding DUF3857 and transglutaminase domain-containing protein codes for MKQRLHGLFLAIFSIAFLATAAYAQLDSNHYRLMAAGEPEDYPGQDVVVAYDSTDVDVMDSGLSHVRMHRLVKILTEEGARSMRQVTYDYDPLSADVEIRSVRIYRKSGLVESVPMDRVVDYAAPARAIYWGARQKMAPVGWLEVGDAVEIVAFRKGFTYALLQDGDDESRFIPPMKGHFYEIVEFWSSVPVVEKVYRVLVPENKPLQYEVYNGELSSYVHFHPKDSRRVTVEMNPSAAQHETPPDQLHPTAGMYTKPGKITYCWYKRNIKPFEREPDMVAPSDVATKLLMSTSPDWYAKSVWFHGVNEDFGSFEVTSEVQDKTDELLDGVDDELEKIAILNHWVAEEIRYSGISMGEGEGYTLHPGAMTFSDRCGVCKDKAGMLVTMLRAAGFESYPAMTMAGSRIERIPADQFNHSVAVVKRSNGSWMLLDPTWIPGVREMWSSAEQQQQFLLGIPGGADIMSTPVSPPQNHYWKATNNATLENDGTLAGTVVIEAEGQSDALMRRAFARSHRSSWEDVYTQLLANAYPAAELLHQEMTDVYDLSKPFSVTLTYRIPHFARVIGKQMYFTPMLLRNPFDDYSNAPELRTNTSLEQRKYGFRQRCSRLVELQDNITLPGTMTPVKVPDDNMIEGAVAGFRSNVRLEGNILRSSLTHRMEKRVYEAGEWPLFRSCLMARKQLSDTPVILSK; via the coding sequence ATGAAGCAACGACTACATGGATTGTTCCTGGCGATATTCTCAATCGCCTTTTTGGCGACTGCAGCATATGCGCAGCTCGACAGCAATCATTACCGTCTCATGGCAGCCGGTGAGCCGGAGGATTATCCCGGCCAGGATGTCGTTGTGGCGTACGACAGTACCGATGTCGATGTAATGGACAGCGGACTGAGCCACGTTCGCATGCACCGCCTCGTGAAAATTCTGACCGAGGAGGGGGCGCGCAGTATGCGTCAGGTGACCTATGACTATGATCCGCTATCCGCGGATGTCGAGATCAGGAGCGTGCGCATTTACCGGAAAAGCGGACTGGTGGAAAGTGTACCGATGGACAGGGTAGTGGATTATGCTGCTCCTGCACGGGCGATCTACTGGGGCGCGCGGCAGAAAATGGCTCCTGTCGGCTGGCTGGAAGTCGGCGATGCCGTCGAGATCGTGGCATTCCGCAAGGGCTTTACCTACGCGCTGCTGCAGGACGGGGATGACGAAAGCCGGTTTATCCCGCCGATGAAGGGGCATTTCTACGAGATCGTGGAATTCTGGTCATCGGTACCTGTCGTCGAAAAGGTGTATCGCGTGCTGGTTCCGGAGAACAAGCCCCTGCAGTACGAGGTGTACAACGGTGAGCTTTCCTCCTATGTCCATTTTCATCCGAAAGACAGTCGCCGCGTCACCGTGGAGATGAATCCTTCCGCGGCACAGCATGAAACGCCGCCCGATCAGCTGCATCCGACGGCGGGAATGTACACCAAACCCGGAAAGATTACGTATTGCTGGTACAAGCGGAATATCAAACCGTTCGAGCGGGAGCCGGATATGGTTGCGCCGTCCGACGTCGCAACGAAGCTCCTCATGTCGACGTCGCCTGACTGGTATGCAAAGTCGGTCTGGTTCCATGGCGTAAATGAGGATTTCGGGAGTTTCGAAGTGACCTCGGAGGTGCAGGATAAGACGGATGAACTTCTCGATGGCGTCGATGACGAACTCGAGAAAATTGCGATCCTCAACCACTGGGTGGCCGAAGAAATTCGTTATTCCGGCATCTCGATGGGAGAAGGGGAAGGTTATACGCTGCATCCCGGTGCGATGACATTCAGTGACCGCTGCGGTGTGTGCAAGGACAAAGCCGGTATGCTGGTGACCATGCTTCGCGCTGCGGGATTCGAATCGTATCCTGCGATGACCATGGCAGGTTCGCGTATTGAAAGGATCCCGGCCGACCAGTTCAATCACAGTGTCGCCGTCGTCAAACGCAGCAACGGATCATGGATGTTGCTTGATCCAACATGGATTCCTGGCGTGCGGGAAATGTGGTCCTCCGCCGAACAGCAGCAGCAATTCCTTCTCGGTATCCCCGGTGGCGCCGACATCATGTCCACACCGGTTTCCCCGCCGCAGAATCATTACTGGAAGGCCACGAACAACGCGACGCTGGAGAATGACGGCACGCTGGCGGGAACGGTCGTGATCGAGGCGGAAGGACAGAGTGACGCGCTCATGCGCCGTGCTTTCGCACGATCACATCGCAGTTCCTGGGAGGATGTCTACACGCAACTGCTGGCAAATGCTTATCCCGCGGCGGAACTGCTGCATCAGGAAATGACAGACGTATACGATCTGAGTAAACCCTTCTCCGTCACACTGACCTATCGTATTCCGCACTTCGCCCGTGTGATCGGCAAACAGATGTATTTCACCCCGATGCTTCTGCGCAATCCGTTCGATGACTACAGCAATGCTCCGGAACTGCGTACGAATACCAGTCTCGAGCAGAGGAAATACGGCTTCCGTCAACGCTGTTCGCGCCTGGTGGAACTGCAGGATAATATCACCCTGCCGGGCACAATGACGCCGGTCAAGGTACCGGACGACAATATGATAGAAGGAGCGGTCGCGGGGTTCCGCAGCAACGTGCGTCTGGAAGGAAACATCCTTCGTTCCAGTCTCACACATCGCATGGAGAAGCGGGTGTATGAGGCAGGGGAGTGGCCACTGTTCCGAAGCTGTCTCATGGCGCGTAAGCAACTTTCCGACACCCCCGTCATTCTCAGCAAATAA